A window of Mycolicibacterium fluoranthenivorans contains these coding sequences:
- a CDS encoding PucR family transcriptional regulator, giving the protein MPDPTSRDLLTSGLGLAGPEPATGDLDRPISWAHTTELRDPSRYLRGGELVCTVGISLQSPQECRDFVASLRRADASAVCFGTGDVHDDVPEALIAACRHDGLALLIAPPEVPFAALSRFVADFRMGGEIAAARATNSLVPELLSSQRRGETVRQLLDRAGQVLGGYFVLEPEGSGGAIDVEGVGTLVWVGRDGPPEPALLEVIARFAQAAQSDRDIEAALSRERVGQLLSLVERRMLLPDALGQLLDWPGLSAPELACSAWPAGAGAVLSMAFPTALVGDAPDVCLVLTAGDAEFRRLAAELSLPSGHSAASALVELAAAITQARIALDMARQHGGSVGPDQLSTFGSLLEGLPSNRLAPFKNQLIDPLEEIDRERGTQHVRTLRTFLATNGSVIDTARELFLHTNTVRHRLGRIHELTGRDPMSLGDLAAFAIGIQASDRARRRPD; this is encoded by the coding sequence GTGCCGGACCCGACCTCGCGTGACCTGCTGACCTCCGGCCTGGGGCTGGCGGGACCGGAGCCGGCCACCGGCGATCTGGACCGGCCGATCAGCTGGGCGCACACCACCGAGCTGCGCGACCCCTCCCGTTACCTGCGCGGCGGGGAGCTGGTCTGCACGGTGGGCATCAGCCTGCAGAGTCCGCAGGAGTGCCGGGACTTCGTCGCCTCGCTGCGCAGGGCCGACGCCTCGGCGGTGTGCTTCGGCACCGGCGATGTGCACGACGACGTCCCCGAGGCATTGATCGCGGCGTGCCGGCACGACGGGCTCGCGCTGCTCATCGCCCCACCCGAGGTGCCGTTCGCCGCGCTCAGCCGGTTCGTCGCCGACTTCCGGATGGGTGGTGAGATCGCCGCCGCCCGGGCCACCAACAGCCTTGTGCCGGAGCTGCTCTCATCGCAGCGTCGGGGCGAGACGGTGCGTCAGCTGCTGGACCGGGCCGGGCAGGTGCTGGGCGGCTACTTCGTGCTGGAGCCGGAGGGTTCCGGCGGAGCCATCGACGTGGAGGGGGTGGGAACCCTCGTGTGGGTGGGGCGCGACGGCCCACCGGAGCCGGCCCTGCTGGAGGTCATCGCCCGGTTCGCCCAGGCCGCGCAGAGTGATCGCGATATCGAGGCCGCGCTGTCCCGGGAACGTGTCGGTCAGCTGCTCTCCTTGGTGGAGCGCCGGATGCTGCTCCCGGACGCGTTGGGCCAGTTGCTCGACTGGCCCGGTCTGTCGGCACCCGAACTGGCCTGCTCGGCGTGGCCCGCGGGGGCCGGCGCGGTGCTGTCGATGGCCTTCCCCACCGCGCTGGTGGGCGACGCCCCCGACGTGTGCCTGGTGCTGACCGCCGGCGACGCCGAGTTCCGGCGCCTGGCGGCCGAGCTGTCCCTGCCGTCCGGGCACTCGGCGGCTTCCGCGCTGGTCGAGCTGGCCGCGGCCATCACCCAGGCGCGGATCGCCCTCGACATGGCCCGCCAGCACGGTGGCAGCGTCGGGCCCGACCAGCTCAGCACATTCGGCAGCCTGCTCGAGGGGCTCCCGTCGAATCGCTTGGCGCCGTTCAAGAATCAGCTCATCGATCCGCTCGAGGAGATCGACCGCGAGCGCGGCACCCAGCACGTGCGGACACTGCGGACGTTCCTGGCGACCAACGGATCCGTCATCGACACCGCACGCGAGCTGTTCCTGCACACCAACACCGTGCGGCACCGGCTGGGCCGCATCCACGAGCTGACCGGACGTGACCCGATGAGCCTCGGCGATCTCGCCGCGTTCGCCATCGGGATACAGGCCAGCGACCGCGCCCGCCGACGACCGGACTGA
- a CDS encoding VOC family protein has protein sequence MEILASRMLIRPADYPKSVAFYRDLIGLAVAREYGAGTVFYAGQSLIELAGHGEPSAAGTQVGRAERRGMTLWLQVRDVRAAQAELAGRGVHIARTAREEPWGLHEMHVTDPDGILLIFVEVPATHPLRRDVRN, from the coding sequence ATGGAAATCCTGGCCAGCCGGATGCTCATCAGGCCGGCGGACTATCCGAAATCCGTCGCGTTCTACCGGGATCTGATCGGCCTGGCCGTCGCCCGCGAGTACGGGGCGGGCACGGTGTTCTACGCGGGCCAGTCGCTGATCGAACTGGCCGGCCACGGTGAGCCGTCGGCCGCTGGGACACAGGTGGGGCGAGCGGAGCGACGGGGTATGACGCTGTGGCTGCAGGTCCGCGATGTCCGTGCCGCACAAGCGGAACTGGCGGGCCGCGGGGTGCACATCGCCAGGACCGCCCGAGAAGAGCCCTGGGGTCTGCACGAAATGCACGTCACCGACCCGGACGGCATACTTCTGATCTTCGTCGAGGTGCCCGCCACCCATCCCCTGCGCCGCGACGTCCGCAACTGA
- a CDS encoding ABC transporter permease, giving the protein MTALGTLARRSVLGTLRDGDLLFAIGGPVAFFVCFTLTLRKVIDTGEMSYPQYIVAVIVVQAMIFTAMTTADRAARDHLSGMGIRMRSLPITALAPVAARMLAALVRAAAALAAALAVGYGFGFRFHGTVADLLAFVGIALLLSLALSLGADAMGSAANSTEAAGQILLIPQLLLVMLSTGIAPAQSFPSWLGPFVRNQPVSVIAETLRALAMGHYVRVGASMAWCLGLLVVFGAIALRMQRRAPA; this is encoded by the coding sequence ATGACCGCACTGGGCACCCTGGCCCGCCGCTCGGTACTGGGCACCCTGCGCGACGGCGACCTGCTCTTCGCGATCGGCGGGCCCGTCGCGTTCTTCGTGTGCTTCACCCTCACCCTGCGCAAGGTGATCGATACCGGCGAGATGAGCTACCCGCAGTACATCGTCGCGGTCATCGTGGTGCAGGCGATGATCTTCACCGCGATGACGACCGCCGACCGCGCCGCCCGGGATCACCTGAGCGGCATGGGAATCCGGATGCGGTCCCTCCCGATCACCGCACTGGCACCCGTGGCCGCCCGGATGCTGGCCGCGCTGGTGCGCGCGGCGGCGGCATTGGCCGCGGCACTGGCCGTGGGTTACGGATTCGGGTTCCGGTTCCACGGCACCGTCGCCGACCTGCTCGCCTTCGTGGGTATCGCACTGCTGTTGTCGCTGGCCCTGTCGCTCGGCGCGGACGCGATGGGCTCGGCGGCCAACAGCACCGAGGCCGCCGGGCAGATCCTGCTGATCCCGCAACTACTGCTGGTCATGCTGTCCACGGGAATCGCTCCGGCCCAGTCGTTTCCGTCCTGGCTGGGCCCCTTCGTGCGCAATCAGCCGGTATCGGTCATCGCCGAGACGCTGCGCGCCCTGGCGATGGGCCACTATGTGCGCGTCGGGGCCAGTATGGCCTGGTGTCTGGGGCTGTTGGTGGTGTTCGGCGCGATCGCCCTCCGGATGCAACGAAGGGCACCGGCATGA
- the menE gene encoding o-succinylbenzoate--CoA ligase, protein MAVLRPLPVGPGVSALSALPAIEDLLGGHPGDGHPALLPVPTDDPRQTELLIGALRADEPIDDHIAVVVPTSGTTGTPKGAMLSVAALTASAVATHQRLGGPGRWLLALPAHHIAGLQVLVRSALAGTTPVALPASFAATELVSAVAAMGPGRRYVSLVAAQLTKALDDPDAAAALADLDAVLIGGGPMPVGVGERAAEAGVPVVRTYGMSETAGGCVYDGRALPGVTVRIDDGRVVLGGAMVADGYRNPATPDPFAEPGWFRTDDLGAVDESGVLSILGRVDDAISTGGLTVLPQLVENALASHPAVAECAVFAVPDERLGQRVVAAIVPAPGAAAPAVADVRAHVEKTLDGTAAPREIHIVDALPRRGIGKLDRKALSQRFGGDG, encoded by the coding sequence ATAGCCGTCCTGCGCCCGCTGCCCGTCGGACCCGGCGTGTCGGCACTGTCCGCGCTGCCGGCCATCGAGGACCTGCTCGGTGGCCATCCCGGTGACGGTCACCCGGCCCTGCTTCCGGTGCCCACCGACGATCCCCGCCAGACCGAGCTGCTCATCGGCGCGCTCCGGGCCGATGAACCCATCGACGATCACATCGCGGTGGTGGTGCCGACCTCGGGTACCACCGGGACGCCGAAGGGCGCCATGCTTTCGGTGGCCGCGCTGACCGCCAGTGCGGTGGCCACCCACCAGCGGCTCGGCGGTCCGGGCCGCTGGCTGCTGGCACTGCCCGCACACCACATCGCCGGACTGCAGGTGTTGGTGCGCAGCGCACTGGCCGGCACCACACCCGTCGCGCTCCCGGCGAGTTTCGCCGCCACCGAACTCGTCTCGGCGGTGGCGGCCATGGGACCGGGGCGACGCTATGTCTCCCTGGTGGCCGCCCAGCTGACCAAGGCTCTCGACGATCCGGACGCCGCGGCGGCGCTGGCCGACCTGGATGCCGTCCTGATCGGCGGCGGTCCGATGCCCGTGGGGGTCGGTGAACGGGCCGCCGAGGCCGGGGTACCGGTGGTGCGCACCTACGGGATGAGCGAGACCGCAGGCGGCTGCGTGTACGACGGGCGGGCGCTGCCCGGCGTCACGGTGCGCATCGATGACGGGCGCGTGGTCCTCGGCGGGGCGATGGTGGCCGACGGCTACCGCAACCCGGCCACACCCGACCCGTTCGCGGAGCCGGGCTGGTTCCGCACCGACGACCTCGGCGCAGTCGACGAGTCGGGTGTGCTGTCGATCCTCGGCCGGGTCGACGACGCGATCAGCACCGGCGGGCTGACGGTGCTGCCGCAGTTGGTGGAGAACGCGCTGGCGAGCCATCCCGCGGTGGCCGAGTGTGCCGTGTTCGCGGTTCCCGACGAACGGCTGGGACAGCGGGTGGTCGCCGCCATCGTGCCGGCGCCCGGTGCCGCGGCGCCCGCCGTGGCGGACGTGCGCGCCCATGTCGAGAAGACGCTGGACGGCACCGCCGCCCCGCGGGAGATCCACATCGTCGACGCCCTGCCTCGCCGCGGTATCGGGAAGCTGGACCGAAAAGCGCTTTCCCAACGGTTCGGTGGCGACGGATGA
- a CDS encoding DUF3349 domain-containing protein — MTENSNVIDNVLGWLHEGYPEGVPPKDYFPLLALLKRSLTEDEVVKAAQSILRTSDGDDPVTDADIHAAIAQVIEKEPNPEEIHQVASRLASVGWPLATSAR, encoded by the coding sequence ATGACTGAGAACAGCAATGTCATCGACAACGTGCTCGGCTGGCTGCACGAGGGCTACCCCGAGGGCGTCCCGCCCAAGGACTATTTCCCGCTGCTGGCCCTGCTGAAGCGTTCGCTCACCGAGGATGAGGTCGTCAAGGCTGCGCAGTCGATCCTGCGCACCAGCGACGGCGACGACCCGGTGACCGATGCGGACATCCACGCCGCCATCGCGCAGGTCATCGAGAAGGAGCCCAACCCCGAGGAGATCCATCAGGTCGCCTCGCGGCTGGCCTCGGTCGGCTGGCCGTTGGCGACGTCGGCACGCTGA
- a CDS encoding inorganic phosphate transporter — protein sequence MSAEMIILVLLIGTALAFDFTNGFHDTGNAMATSIATGALKPKTAVILAGFLNLVGAFLSVEVAVTVTTSVLKVQDGKTGHLLSGIDASMGLTIIFAGLIGGILWNLLTWLFGIPSSSSHALFGGLIGAGLAALGLAGVNWPGVFQKVIIPALAAPFIAGLVAAVGTWLVYRITRNVQKKRREDGFRWGQIATASLVALSHGTNDAQKTMGVIALALITTGHLTGDVKKDGLPFWIIASCALAIGLGTYIGGWRVIRTLGKGLVEIESPQGLAAEASSAAIILSSSAAGMALSTTHVATGSILGSGVGKPGAEVRWAVAGRMAMAWLITLPAAALVGALSYWLSYGLKSATGSQLVGDGVIFVILVALSGYLYWRAQQQKVDHNNVNADWDESTNSVVPVEVRDTSTSGSSDKAAV from the coding sequence ATGAGCGCAGAGATGATCATCCTGGTGCTGCTGATAGGCACAGCACTGGCATTCGACTTCACCAACGGATTTCACGACACCGGAAATGCGATGGCGACGTCGATCGCCACGGGCGCGCTGAAGCCCAAGACGGCGGTGATCCTGGCCGGCTTCCTGAACCTGGTCGGTGCCTTCCTCTCGGTCGAGGTGGCCGTCACCGTCACCACCTCGGTACTCAAGGTGCAGGACGGTAAGACCGGACACCTGCTCTCGGGCATCGATGCTTCGATGGGCTTGACCATCATCTTCGCCGGCCTCATCGGCGGCATCCTGTGGAACCTGCTCACCTGGCTCTTCGGTATCCCGTCCAGCTCGTCGCACGCGCTCTTCGGCGGACTGATCGGTGCCGGCCTGGCCGCGCTCGGCCTCGCGGGTGTCAACTGGCCCGGTGTGTTCCAGAAGGTGATCATCCCCGCGCTCGCCGCCCCGTTCATCGCCGGCCTGGTCGCCGCGGTCGGCACCTGGCTGGTCTACCGGATCACCCGCAACGTCCAGAAGAAGCGCCGCGAGGACGGCTTCCGCTGGGGCCAGATCGCGACCGCCTCGCTGGTGGCGCTGTCACACGGCACCAACGACGCGCAGAAGACGATGGGTGTCATCGCGCTGGCGCTCATCACCACCGGCCACCTGACCGGCGACGTGAAGAAGGACGGCCTGCCGTTCTGGATCATCGCCTCCTGCGCCCTGGCCATCGGACTGGGTACCTACATCGGCGGCTGGCGGGTCATCCGCACGCTGGGCAAGGGCCTCGTCGAGATCGAGTCCCCGCAGGGCCTGGCCGCCGAGGCGTCGTCGGCCGCCATCATCCTGAGCTCCTCGGCCGCCGGTATGGCGCTGTCCACCACCCACGTCGCCACCGGCTCGATCCTCGGTAGCGGTGTCGGCAAGCCGGGCGCCGAGGTGCGCTGGGCCGTGGCGGGCCGGATGGCCATGGCCTGGCTGATCACGCTGCCCGCCGCCGCTCTGGTGGGCGCCCTGTCCTACTGGCTGTCCTACGGCCTGAAGTCCGCCACCGGTTCGCAGCTGGTCGGCGACGGTGTCATCTTCGTCATCCTGGTCGCACTGTCGGGCTACCTGTACTGGCGCGCCCAGCAGCAGAAGGTCGACCACAACAACGTCAACGCTGACTGGGACGAGTCCACCAACTCGGTGGTGCCCGTAGAGGTCCGCGACACCAGCACGTCCGGCAGCTCCGACAAAGCCGCCGTCTGA
- a CDS encoding APC family permease, giving the protein MSAPDTDGSHVLRREFSLWSAFAFAFAFISPIVALYGIFGLALAAAGPSFWWGFALVFGGQLLVALVFAMLVSRWPLEGSIYQWSRRLLGTTYGWLAGWVYMWTLVIAMATVALGAAGFVANIAGVDAPSGGLRAVIALVILVGGTAINLIGRGALKVFMTASIVAEVIGSIGLGTWLLLFHRQNSISVLFEGGGADTSTWTYLSGPFLIAVAFIGFSFVGFESAGAIAEEVHEPRRYLPKAVLFSLTFIALVVAYSSLAIILAIPDLDAVVAGSVADPVYETLTTALGRGIAKPVEVLFVIGFIASFLALQTSASRVIWAYARDGALPGATALARLSGTARIPVLAILVTTVVGGALFLLSIVAGDIYSLMVNFTTGGFYLAFLFPLIGFVVVLARRKWTDGAFSLGRATTPVAVVAAVWAVLQMLNISWPRAVYDERYLDWSVWIGVAVVLIVGCVILFGVRRRIVGAEMIDELETADA; this is encoded by the coding sequence ATGTCAGCACCTGATACCGACGGGTCGCACGTCCTGCGGCGCGAATTCTCGTTGTGGTCGGCGTTCGCGTTCGCCTTCGCGTTCATCTCGCCGATCGTGGCGCTCTACGGCATCTTCGGCTTGGCGCTGGCCGCCGCCGGGCCGAGCTTCTGGTGGGGTTTCGCGTTGGTGTTCGGCGGACAGTTACTGGTCGCGCTGGTGTTCGCGATGCTGGTGTCGCGCTGGCCCCTGGAAGGGTCCATCTACCAGTGGTCGCGGCGGCTGCTGGGCACCACCTACGGCTGGCTCGCGGGGTGGGTCTACATGTGGACGCTGGTGATCGCGATGGCCACCGTCGCGCTGGGCGCGGCAGGGTTCGTGGCCAACATCGCCGGTGTCGACGCACCGTCGGGCGGGCTGCGGGCCGTGATCGCCTTGGTGATCCTGGTCGGCGGGACCGCCATCAACCTGATCGGGCGGGGCGCGCTCAAGGTGTTCATGACCGCCAGCATCGTGGCCGAGGTGATCGGTTCGATCGGCCTGGGCACGTGGCTACTGCTGTTCCACCGGCAGAATTCGATCTCGGTGCTGTTCGAGGGCGGTGGCGCGGACACCAGCACCTGGACCTATCTCAGCGGCCCGTTCCTGATCGCGGTGGCGTTCATCGGCTTCTCCTTCGTGGGGTTCGAGAGCGCGGGCGCCATCGCCGAGGAGGTGCACGAACCGCGTCGCTATCTGCCCAAGGCCGTGCTGTTCTCGCTGACGTTCATCGCGCTGGTGGTGGCCTACTCCAGCCTGGCGATCATCCTGGCCATTCCCGACCTCGATGCGGTGGTCGCCGGTTCGGTGGCCGACCCGGTGTACGAAACCCTCACCACCGCACTGGGTCGCGGCATCGCCAAGCCGGTCGAGGTGCTCTTCGTCATCGGCTTCATCGCGAGCTTCCTGGCCCTGCAGACGTCCGCGTCGCGGGTGATCTGGGCCTACGCCCGCGACGGTGCGCTGCCCGGTGCCACCGCGCTGGCCCGGCTGAGTGGCACCGCGCGGATCCCGGTGTTGGCCATCCTGGTGACCACCGTCGTGGGCGGCGCGCTGTTCCTGCTCAGCATCGTGGCCGGAGACATCTATTCGCTGATGGTCAACTTCACCACCGGCGGCTTCTACCTGGCATTCCTGTTCCCGCTGATCGGGTTCGTGGTGGTGCTGGCCCGGCGGAAGTGGACCGATGGCGCGTTCTCCCTGGGGCGGGCCACCACTCCGGTGGCCGTGGTCGCCGCGGTCTGGGCGGTGCTGCAGATGCTCAACATCTCCTGGCCGCGTGCGGTGTATGACGAGCGGTATCTGGACTGGTCGGTGTGGATCGGGGTGGCGGTCGTCCTGATCGTCGGGTGCGTGATCCTGTTCGGCGTGCGCCGCCGCATCGTCGGCGCCGAGATGATCGACGAACTCGAGACCGCGGATGCCTGA
- a CDS encoding SDR family NAD(P)-dependent oxidoreductase — protein MSALTGRVALVTGAAQGMGAAHARRLAAAGATVAVNDIRPSDALAALATEIGGLAVPGDVSDPGVCAQLADAVAADAGRLDVLVANHAYMTMAPLLEHDERDWWRVVDTNLGGTFHLVRAVLPHMRRLGEGRIVVITSEWGVTGWPDATAYAASKAGLISLVKTLGRELAPERIIVNAVAPGVIDTPQLQVDADAAGVGLATVAARYAESIPLGRIGTADEIAAAVLLLSDFEMEAVVGQVISCNGGSTRSRV, from the coding sequence ATGAGCGCGCTGACCGGCCGCGTCGCACTGGTCACCGGGGCCGCGCAGGGTATGGGTGCCGCCCACGCGCGACGGCTCGCCGCCGCGGGAGCAACCGTGGCGGTCAACGATATTCGCCCCAGCGACGCCCTGGCCGCACTGGCCACCGAGATCGGCGGACTCGCGGTACCCGGCGATGTGTCCGACCCGGGGGTGTGCGCGCAGCTCGCCGACGCGGTCGCGGCGGACGCCGGGCGCCTCGACGTGCTGGTGGCCAACCACGCCTACATGACCATGGCGCCGCTGCTGGAGCACGACGAGCGCGACTGGTGGCGGGTCGTCGACACCAATCTCGGCGGCACGTTTCATCTGGTGCGGGCCGTGCTGCCGCACATGCGCCGGCTGGGGGAGGGCCGCATCGTGGTGATCACCAGTGAGTGGGGCGTGACCGGCTGGCCCGACGCCACCGCTTACGCGGCATCGAAGGCCGGGCTCATCTCGCTGGTCAAGACGTTGGGCCGGGAGCTCGCGCCGGAGCGGATCATCGTGAACGCGGTGGCACCCGGGGTGATCGACACCCCGCAACTGCAGGTCGACGCCGACGCGGCCGGAGTCGGCTTGGCCACGGTCGCGGCCCGGTACGCGGAGTCGATTCCGTTGGGCCGCATCGGAACTGCGGACGAGATCGCCGCCGCGGTCCTGCTGCTGAGTGACTTCGAAATGGAAGCGGTTGTCGGACAGGTGATCTCCTGCAACGGGGGATCCACGAGGAGCAGGGTATGA
- a CDS encoding SDR family NAD(P)-dependent oxidoreductase has translation MPDAPVAVVTGGASGIGAAVVAALRHRGYLVGTLDLSDRADADHVVAVDVCDGPAVTGAIAEIGRRLGPISALVTSAGYYEMAPVAEIDAQAWRRMLRVHLGGLFHATRACLPGMLQRNSGAVVAVASELAVGGGEHDAHYAAAKGAILGLVRSLAAEVAGGGVRVNAVAPGPTDTPLLAADSPWRAPEYLATLPLRRLTAPAEVARCVEYLVCDATFSTGDVVNVNSGAVI, from the coding sequence ATGCCTGACGCGCCCGTCGCCGTCGTGACCGGTGGTGCCAGCGGGATCGGCGCTGCCGTCGTCGCCGCGCTGCGGCACCGCGGATATCTGGTCGGCACCCTGGACCTCAGCGACCGCGCCGATGCCGATCACGTGGTGGCCGTGGATGTCTGCGACGGGCCCGCGGTCACCGGTGCGATCGCCGAGATCGGCCGCCGGCTCGGCCCGATCAGCGCGCTGGTGACATCGGCGGGGTACTACGAGATGGCGCCGGTGGCCGAGATCGACGCGCAGGCGTGGCGGCGCATGCTGCGGGTCCACCTCGGCGGCTTGTTCCACGCGACGCGGGCGTGCCTACCCGGGATGCTGCAACGGAACTCGGGAGCGGTGGTGGCGGTGGCCAGTGAACTCGCCGTCGGCGGCGGCGAGCACGATGCGCATTATGCGGCGGCCAAGGGGGCGATCCTCGGACTGGTGCGCAGCCTGGCGGCCGAAGTGGCCGGCGGTGGTGTGCGGGTCAACGCCGTCGCCCCCGGCCCCACTGATACCCCGCTGCTGGCCGCGGATTCACCCTGGCGCGCACCGGAATACCTGGCCACGCTGCCGCTGCGGCGGCTCACCGCACCGGCCGAGGTGGCGCGCTGCGTCGAATACCTGGTGTGCGATGCCACCTTCAGCACCGGCGATGTGGTGAACGTGAACTCGGGAGCGGTCATATGA
- a CDS encoding DUF3349 domain-containing protein, which produces MNAFLAKIVAWLNAGYPDGIPGPDRVPLMALLTRRLSNDEVKAVAQDLMDRGEFDHIDIGVLITQVTDELPRDEDVERVRARLAAKGWPLDDPRDGEETP; this is translated from the coding sequence GTGAACGCGTTTCTCGCAAAGATCGTGGCGTGGCTCAATGCCGGCTACCCGGACGGAATTCCGGGGCCCGACCGCGTGCCTCTGATGGCATTGCTCACCCGCCGGCTCAGCAATGACGAGGTGAAGGCCGTCGCCCAGGACCTGATGGATCGGGGCGAATTCGACCATATCGACATCGGCGTGCTGATCACTCAGGTCACCGATGAGCTACCTCGCGACGAAGACGTGGAGCGGGTCCGGGCCCGGCTGGCCGCCAAGGGCTGGCCCCTCGATGATCCGCGCGATGGCGAGGAGACCCCATAG
- a CDS encoding ATP-binding cassette domain-containing protein, whose amino-acid sequence MSEYAIQLEDVTKQFGDKQALRGVTFSMPAGTVLGVLGPNGAGKTTTINVLSTLIRPTSGRATVAGFDVVKQAAAVRRNIGLTGQYAAIDEMLTGRENLILFGELNGLSRTRAHARAEELLAAFSLTDAAGRRVSTYSGGMRRRADIACGLVAVPAVVFLDEPTTGLDPRSRREVWDLVGALTGQGTSVLLTTQYLDEADALSDSIVVIDHGRVIAEGTADELKHRVGATVCQVTPVHPVDGPRIAAALADIAGAPADLRADPDTGTLSLPAPHGLSTLSEVFRRIETLDIAISDIALRKPSLDEVFFALTGAPA is encoded by the coding sequence GTGTCCGAGTATGCGATCCAGCTGGAAGACGTCACCAAGCAGTTCGGGGACAAGCAGGCGCTGCGCGGCGTGACGTTCAGCATGCCGGCGGGCACCGTGCTGGGCGTGCTCGGACCCAACGGGGCCGGCAAGACCACCACCATCAACGTGCTGTCCACGTTGATCCGGCCCACCTCCGGCCGGGCGACGGTGGCCGGATTCGACGTCGTGAAACAGGCCGCGGCGGTGCGCAGGAACATCGGCCTGACGGGCCAGTACGCCGCGATCGACGAGATGCTGACCGGCCGGGAGAACCTCATCCTGTTCGGCGAACTCAACGGCCTGTCCCGCACCAGGGCCCACGCCCGCGCCGAGGAGTTGCTGGCCGCGTTCAGCCTCACCGACGCCGCGGGCCGCCGGGTGTCCACCTATTCCGGCGGCATGCGCAGGCGTGCCGATATCGCATGCGGCCTGGTCGCCGTGCCCGCCGTGGTGTTCCTCGACGAACCGACCACCGGCCTGGACCCGCGCAGCCGGCGCGAGGTGTGGGATCTGGTCGGTGCCCTGACCGGTCAGGGCACCAGCGTGCTGCTGACCACCCAGTACCTGGACGAGGCCGACGCCCTGTCGGATTCGATCGTCGTCATCGATCACGGCCGGGTGATCGCCGAGGGCACCGCCGACGAACTCAAGCACCGGGTGGGCGCCACCGTCTGCCAGGTCACCCCGGTGCATCCCGTCGACGGCCCCCGGATCGCGGCCGCCCTGGCCGATATCGCCGGCGCCCCAGCCGATCTCAGAGCCGATCCCGACACCGGGACACTGTCGTTGCCGGCGCCGCACGGTCTGTCCACCCTGTCGGAGGTGTTCCGCCGTATCGAGACCCTCGATATCGCGATCTCCGATATCGCCCTGCGCAAACCGTCACTGGATGAGGTGTTCTTCGCACTGACCGGGGCGCCGGCATGA
- a CDS encoding EthD family reductase has protein sequence MAETKITVIYDNPTDPAAFESAYPAEQLEAARRIPGYLRFEASKVWPKEDGSPTPAYRSLDLYYADYDAASAAVTTPEAGEFFAAMARLSTGGVRVLFSEIEIPQQ, from the coding sequence ATGGCCGAGACCAAGATCACCGTCATCTACGACAACCCGACCGATCCCGCTGCATTCGAGAGTGCTTATCCCGCAGAGCAATTGGAGGCGGCCCGGCGCATACCGGGCTATCTGAGGTTCGAGGCGTCCAAGGTCTGGCCCAAGGAGGACGGCAGCCCGACGCCCGCCTACCGGTCCCTCGACCTCTACTACGCCGACTACGACGCGGCCAGCGCCGCCGTCACCACACCGGAAGCCGGGGAGTTCTTCGCCGCGATGGCCCGCCTGTCCACCGGCGGCGTACGCGTGCTGTTCTCCGAGATCGAGATACCGCAGCAATGA
- a CDS encoding ABC transporter permease — MIRQSRLHARRLLLGWRRAPVVLIQSLLFPTFLLIVYSLVVGRSVLHLTGSSSLYGLVPMCAVAGALFGAMGTGAAIPDEREAGLLSRLWALPVHRASALAGRLLAESARALIGAVVITVVGVAMGLRFVAGWPGVLGFILVPVLMVVGFSTVVVAVAVQAGGKNIITGLSTVCFLLLFFNSGMVPVEVFPGWVQPIVRAQPMSPAIEAMRGLAAGGPILWPVLQSAAWAAGLLAVFGPIAVRGYRLAAENP, encoded by the coding sequence ATGATTCGGCAATCTCGGCTGCACGCCCGGCGGCTGCTGCTGGGCTGGCGGCGCGCCCCGGTCGTATTGATCCAATCCCTGCTCTTCCCCACCTTCCTGCTCATCGTGTACTCCCTGGTGGTCGGCAGATCGGTGCTGCACCTGACCGGGTCCAGCAGCCTGTACGGCCTGGTGCCGATGTGCGCGGTGGCCGGGGCATTGTTCGGCGCCATGGGCACCGGTGCGGCCATCCCCGACGAACGCGAGGCCGGCCTGCTCAGCCGGCTGTGGGCCCTGCCCGTCCATCGCGCCAGCGCGCTGGCCGGCCGACTGCTCGCCGAGAGCGCCCGCGCCTTGATCGGCGCGGTGGTCATCACCGTCGTGGGTGTGGCGATGGGACTGCGGTTCGTGGCGGGCTGGCCGGGCGTGCTCGGATTCATCCTGGTCCCGGTGCTGATGGTGGTCGGGTTCTCGACCGTCGTCGTGGCGGTGGCGGTGCAGGCCGGCGGCAAGAACATCATCACCGGGCTGTCGACGGTGTGCTTCCTGTTGTTGTTCTTCAATTCCGGCATGGTGCCCGTCGAGGTGTTCCCCGGCTGGGTGCAGCCGATCGTGCGGGCCCAGCCGATGTCACCGGCCATCGAGGCCATGCGGGGACTGGCGGCCGGCGGCCCGATCCTGTGGCCGGTACTGCAGTCGGCGGCCTGGGCCGCCGGGCTCCTCGCGGTGTTCGGTCCGATCGCGGTGCGCGGCTACCGGCTGGCCGCCGAAAATCCGTGA